The Gadus macrocephalus chromosome 20, ASM3116895v1 genome includes a region encoding these proteins:
- the impg2a gene encoding interphotoreceptor matrix proteoglycan 2 isoform X2, giving the protein MLDTTRWKYVLCAAILTFTAVIALDSRTGAAFEGSSMGRPDEGPGGGTSLQTHPRVLRISEAKVGPVGRGPAGPRRKRDVLLASGVKLCAQETSEQVVANHLGYFHLRVCQETVWEAFKIFWGRLPEQEEYQSWMSQCQDAAVSAQDIGRYFSQSREHQALVKSRISSPGLKSSPTPQTWGEEARVTAQGPAGTEGPEDRELAAAVPAATGGGLVEEEVEVVEVVEEEAVFTDASPLNNDITLAPPLMTSVLEQVVELSISLIGHSYSEDLADPGSLQYQTLKTQFTETMEDALERLPGFHSVSVLNFRPQIDLQGEEALVVDYSVTVLVSGAGVSPEQLDYLTLQSNRVENSHHLVEERPTLVFTVGKVRIHGGEALHKTDAESEPGSPDPPPTPDHPETTEPPETPNPPEPPETPHSPITPNPPETTDPPETPHPPQTPRPPQTPDPPQTPHPPQTPRPPQTPDPPQTPHPPQTPRPPQTPDPPQTPHPPQTPRPPQTPDPPQTPHPPQTPRPPQSPDPTDTPNPPEAPETPESESFDEHLVDAGTADVPILVEDSAENKTDFLEEVPEMDAVILEESQKESPDPGNAISPIDDSIEEEGLIPGDLSLMTTPESPPPGTLPAEVASPERAEVIAHPEPPVESEASGLEPDDPPSSSETFTTTEAVEDSSETTDDGPIGSQEENAISENILVEQEILTEVQEGAGQESIAGSEGEDKEEAINVEDVPQEIEITTVVTETTQEEDHVVSVVVATPAMTEEEEDLPQQPEDLPAINVNPAPPEEPANGEVEEEGEDVVVTGEETGDVIEQENEEESVEVFSEDPVVEERASDGLGIFVSGDLTEDELLLVNQKEPERPVVNPLHPGPPTALTPERESPFTRISDIVAAVDERSDTGVSVTTMGVQTTVVDLADPTEGDPGYDVIHYGYGATNQTEEDSSGFPAGAPLGTDQVSIAMPVMPQRALMVFFSLRVTNMIFSEDLFNKSSAEYKALEQRFLELLVPYLQSNLSNFQNLEILNFRNGSIVVNSRMKFGKPVPQTVTTAVYLILEDFCNTAYQTMNLAIDKYSLDVESGDQADPCKFQACNEYAECKVNRWTGEAECVCTAGYFSVDLLPCQSICELRADFCLNDGKCDIIPGKGAICRCRVGENWWYRGEHCEEYVSEPLVVGIAIASVAGFLLVASGVIFFLARTLRDQYDKDESEDPIRHAESHPSLERATKYNPMYESEATTGYSHYYRRYPEAPVYSSASAEASTDFSSEEIRHIYENSELTKEEIQDRIRIVELYAKDRQFADFVRHHQASVDIRRESSSAQS; this is encoded by the exons TCTGCCAGGAGACTGTATGGGAGGCTTTCAAGATCTTCTGGGGCCGTCTTCCCGAGCAGGAAGAGTATCAAAGTTGGATGAGCCAATGCCAGGATGCAGCTGTTTCGGCGCAGGATATTGGCCGATATTTCAGCCAATCAAGAGAGCACCAGGCTTTGGTTaagagt CGGATTTCATCGCCGGGCTTGAAAAG CTCACCCACGCCCCAGACCTGGGGAGAGGAGGCGCGGGTCACCGCTCAAG GCCCAGCTGGAACTGAGGGTCCCGAAGACAGAGAGCTGGCGGCCGCTGTCCCAGCAGCCaccgggggggggttggtggaggaggaggtggaggtggtggaggtggtggaggaggaggctgtatTCACAGATGCCAGCCCG CTGAACAATGACATCACTCTGGCGCCGCCCTTGATGACGTCTGTGCTGGAGCAGGTGGTGGAGCTGAGCATCTCCCTGATTGGTCATAGCTACAGCGAGGACCTGGCGGACCCCGGCAGCCTCCAGTACCAGACCCTTAAGACCCAGTTCACGGAGACG ATGGAGGACGCCCTGGAGCGGCTGCCGGGGTTCCACAGCGTGTCGGTGTTGAACTTCAG GCCTCAAATTGATCTTCAAGG GGAGGAGGCGCTGGTGGTGGACTACTCGGTGACGGTGCTGGTGAGTGGGGCGGGCGTAAGCCCCGAGCAGCTGGACTACCTGACCCTGCAGTCCAACCGGGTGGAGAACTCCCATCacctggtggaggagaggcCCACGCTGGTCTTCACCGTCGGCAAGGTCCGgatccacggaggcgaagcgcTACACAAGACAGACGCCGAGAGTG AGCCTGGATCTCCGGACCCCCCACCGACCCCAGACCACCCAGAGACCACAGAACCGCCAGAGACCCCAAACCCCCCAGAACCCCCAGAGACCCCACACTCTCCTATTACCCCAAACCCCCCAGAAACCACAGACCCACCAgagacccctcaccccccacaaacccctagacccccacagaccccagaccctccacaaacccctcaccccccacaaaCCCCTAGACCTCCACAGACCCCAGACCCTCCAcaaacccctcaccccccacaaacccctagacccccacagaccccagaccctccacaaacccctcaccccccacaaacccctagacccccacagaccccagaccctccacaaacccctcaccccccacaaaCCCCTAGACCTCCACAGTCTCCCGACCCCACAGATACCCCTAACCCTCCAGAGGCCCCTGAGACCCCCGAGTCTGAGTCCTTTGATGAACATCTA GTTGATGCAGGGACAGCAGATGTCCCCATCCTGGTGGAGGATTCTGCAGAGAACAAGACAGACTTCCTCGAGGAAGTCCCCGAGATGGATGCCGTGATTCTGGAGGAGAGTCAAAAAGAGTCTCCCGATCCTGGAAATGCCATCTCTCCCATCGATGATA GTATAGAGGAGGAAGGCCTGATACCTGGAGACCTTTCGCTGATGACCACTCCAGAGAGCCCACCGCCAGGGACGCTCCCTGCTGAGGTGGCGTCCCCAGAGCGAGCAGAGGTGATCGCTCATCCCGAGCCGCCAGTGGAAAGCGAAGCCTCGGGCCTGGAACCTGACGATCCTCCATCTTCATCGGAAACATTTACAACTACAGAGGCGGTGGAGGACTCCTCTGAGACAACAGATGACGGGCCGATCGGTAGCCAAGAGGAGAACGCAATCTCTGAAAACATTCTTGTAGAGCAAGAAATCCTGACCGAGGTCCAGGAAGGGGCAGGACAAGAGTCCATTGCTGGATCTGAAGGGGAGGACAAAGAGGAAGCCATCAATGTGGAGGACGTTCCACAGGAGATTGAAATCACCACCGTGGTGACGGAGACCACCCAAGAGGAAGATCATGTTGTCTCAGTGGTGGTGGCTACACCGGCgatgacagaggaagaagaggatctTCCACAACAACCGGAGGATCTCCCGGCCATCAACGTCAACCCAGCCCCTCCTGAGGAGCCTGCAAACGGGGAggtagaagaggagggggaggatgttGTGGTGACAGGGGAGGAAACCGGAGATGTTATAGAGCAGGAGAACGAAGAAGAGTCGGTGGAGGTCTTCTCCGAAGACCCGGTGGTGGAAGAAAGGGCATCGGATGGCCTCGGTATCTTCGTGTCAGGTGACCTCACAGAGGATGAGCTCTTATTGGTCAACCAGAAGGAGCCAGAGCGGCCAGTCGTCAATCCtctccaccctggccccccGACCGCCCTGACACCTGAGAGAGAGTCTCCTTTCACTCGCATCTCTGACATCGTAGCGGCCGTAGACGAGCGGTCTGACACGGGAGTGTCCGTCACCACCATGGGT GTGCAGACCACCGTGGTGGACCTGGCTGACCCTACGGAGGGGGACCCTGGCTATGACGTTATTCACTATGGTTACGGGGCGACCAATCAAACAGAGGAGGACAGCAGTGGGTTCCCGGCCGGCGCGCCACTAGGCACCGACCAGGTGAGCATCGCCATGCCTGTGATGCCCCAGCGGGCGCTGATGGTGTTCTTCAGTCTGAGGGTGACCAACATGATCTTCTCAGAAGATCTCTTCAACAAGAGCTCTGCAGAGTACAAGGCCTTGGAGCAACGCTTCCTGGAGCTG CTGGTCCCCTACCTGCAGTCCAACCTGAGTAACTTCCAGAACTTGGAGATCTTGAATTTCCGCAATGGGAGCATTGTGGTGAACAGCAGGATGAAGTTTGGCAAGCCAGTGCCCCAAACTGTCACCACGGCGGTGTACCTGATCCTGGAGGACTTCTGCAACACGGCCTACCAGACCATGAACCTGGCCATCGACAAGTACTCGCTGGATGTCGAATCGG gcgACCAGGCGGACCCCTGTAAGTTCCAGGCGTGTAATGAGTATGCAGAGTGTAAGGTGAACAGGTGGACGGGCgaagcagagtgtgtgtgcacggctgGCTACTTCAGTGTGGACCTGCTGCCCTGCCAGAGCATCTGTGAGCTCAGGGCGGACTTCTGCCTCAACGACGGCAAATGTGACATCATCCCTGGCAAAGGGGCaatctgcag GTGTCGCGTCGGGGAGAACTGGTGGTACCGCGGCGAGCATTGTGAAGAGTACGTATCGGAGCCCCTGGTGGTTGGCATAGCGATAGCCTCGGTGGCGGGCTTCCTGCTGGTGGCCTCCGGGGTGATCTTCTTCCTGGCCAGGACACTGAGGGATCAGTACGACAAGGACGAGTCCGAGGACCCCATACG GCATGCGGAGAGCCACCCGTCTCTGGAGCGGGCGACCAAGTACAACCCAATGTACGAGAGCGAGGCCACCACGGGCTACAGCCACTACTACCGCCGCTACCCCGAGGCGCCCGTCTACAGCAGCGCCAGCGCAGAGGCCTCCACCGACTTCAGCAGCGAGGAGATCCGACACATTTACGAGAACAGCGAACTCAccaaagag GAAATCCAAGACCGAATACGCATAGTTGAGCTGTACGCTAAGGACCGGCAGTTTGCAGACTTCGTCCGGCATCACCAAGC AAGTGTGGACATCCGTAGAGAAAGCTCCTCCGCACAATCGTGA
- the impg2a gene encoding interphotoreceptor matrix proteoglycan 2 isoform X1 — translation MLDTTRWKYVLCAAILTFTAVIALDSRTGAAFEGSSMGRPDEGPGGGTSLQTHPRVLRISEAKVGPVGRGPAGPRRKRDVLLASGVKLCAQETSEQVVANHLGYFHLRVCQETVWEAFKIFWGRLPEQEEYQSWMSQCQDAAVSAQDIGRYFSQSREHQALVKSRISSPGLKSSPTPQTWGEEARVTAQAGPAGTEGPEDRELAAAVPAATGGGLVEEEVEVVEVVEEEAVFTDASPLNNDITLAPPLMTSVLEQVVELSISLIGHSYSEDLADPGSLQYQTLKTQFTETMEDALERLPGFHSVSVLNFRPQIDLQGEEALVVDYSVTVLVSGAGVSPEQLDYLTLQSNRVENSHHLVEERPTLVFTVGKVRIHGGEALHKTDAESEPGSPDPPPTPDHPETTEPPETPNPPEPPETPHSPITPNPPETTDPPETPHPPQTPRPPQTPDPPQTPHPPQTPRPPQTPDPPQTPHPPQTPRPPQTPDPPQTPHPPQTPRPPQTPDPPQTPHPPQTPRPPQSPDPTDTPNPPEAPETPESESFDEHLVDAGTADVPILVEDSAENKTDFLEEVPEMDAVILEESQKESPDPGNAISPIDDSIEEEGLIPGDLSLMTTPESPPPGTLPAEVASPERAEVIAHPEPPVESEASGLEPDDPPSSSETFTTTEAVEDSSETTDDGPIGSQEENAISENILVEQEILTEVQEGAGQESIAGSEGEDKEEAINVEDVPQEIEITTVVTETTQEEDHVVSVVVATPAMTEEEEDLPQQPEDLPAINVNPAPPEEPANGEVEEEGEDVVVTGEETGDVIEQENEEESVEVFSEDPVVEERASDGLGIFVSGDLTEDELLLVNQKEPERPVVNPLHPGPPTALTPERESPFTRISDIVAAVDERSDTGVSVTTMGVQTTVVDLADPTEGDPGYDVIHYGYGATNQTEEDSSGFPAGAPLGTDQVSIAMPVMPQRALMVFFSLRVTNMIFSEDLFNKSSAEYKALEQRFLELLVPYLQSNLSNFQNLEILNFRNGSIVVNSRMKFGKPVPQTVTTAVYLILEDFCNTAYQTMNLAIDKYSLDVESGDQADPCKFQACNEYAECKVNRWTGEAECVCTAGYFSVDLLPCQSICELRADFCLNDGKCDIIPGKGAICRCRVGENWWYRGEHCEEYVSEPLVVGIAIASVAGFLLVASGVIFFLARTLRDQYDKDESEDPIRHAESHPSLERATKYNPMYESEATTGYSHYYRRYPEAPVYSSASAEASTDFSSEEIRHIYENSELTKEEIQDRIRIVELYAKDRQFADFVRHHQASVDIRRESSSAQS, via the exons TCTGCCAGGAGACTGTATGGGAGGCTTTCAAGATCTTCTGGGGCCGTCTTCCCGAGCAGGAAGAGTATCAAAGTTGGATGAGCCAATGCCAGGATGCAGCTGTTTCGGCGCAGGATATTGGCCGATATTTCAGCCAATCAAGAGAGCACCAGGCTTTGGTTaagagt CGGATTTCATCGCCGGGCTTGAAAAG CTCACCCACGCCCCAGACCTGGGGAGAGGAGGCGCGGGTCACCGCTCAAG CAGGCCCAGCTGGAACTGAGGGTCCCGAAGACAGAGAGCTGGCGGCCGCTGTCCCAGCAGCCaccgggggggggttggtggaggaggaggtggaggtggtggaggtggtggaggaggaggctgtatTCACAGATGCCAGCCCG CTGAACAATGACATCACTCTGGCGCCGCCCTTGATGACGTCTGTGCTGGAGCAGGTGGTGGAGCTGAGCATCTCCCTGATTGGTCATAGCTACAGCGAGGACCTGGCGGACCCCGGCAGCCTCCAGTACCAGACCCTTAAGACCCAGTTCACGGAGACG ATGGAGGACGCCCTGGAGCGGCTGCCGGGGTTCCACAGCGTGTCGGTGTTGAACTTCAG GCCTCAAATTGATCTTCAAGG GGAGGAGGCGCTGGTGGTGGACTACTCGGTGACGGTGCTGGTGAGTGGGGCGGGCGTAAGCCCCGAGCAGCTGGACTACCTGACCCTGCAGTCCAACCGGGTGGAGAACTCCCATCacctggtggaggagaggcCCACGCTGGTCTTCACCGTCGGCAAGGTCCGgatccacggaggcgaagcgcTACACAAGACAGACGCCGAGAGTG AGCCTGGATCTCCGGACCCCCCACCGACCCCAGACCACCCAGAGACCACAGAACCGCCAGAGACCCCAAACCCCCCAGAACCCCCAGAGACCCCACACTCTCCTATTACCCCAAACCCCCCAGAAACCACAGACCCACCAgagacccctcaccccccacaaacccctagacccccacagaccccagaccctccacaaacccctcaccccccacaaaCCCCTAGACCTCCACAGACCCCAGACCCTCCAcaaacccctcaccccccacaaacccctagacccccacagaccccagaccctccacaaacccctcaccccccacaaacccctagacccccacagaccccagaccctccacaaacccctcaccccccacaaaCCCCTAGACCTCCACAGTCTCCCGACCCCACAGATACCCCTAACCCTCCAGAGGCCCCTGAGACCCCCGAGTCTGAGTCCTTTGATGAACATCTA GTTGATGCAGGGACAGCAGATGTCCCCATCCTGGTGGAGGATTCTGCAGAGAACAAGACAGACTTCCTCGAGGAAGTCCCCGAGATGGATGCCGTGATTCTGGAGGAGAGTCAAAAAGAGTCTCCCGATCCTGGAAATGCCATCTCTCCCATCGATGATA GTATAGAGGAGGAAGGCCTGATACCTGGAGACCTTTCGCTGATGACCACTCCAGAGAGCCCACCGCCAGGGACGCTCCCTGCTGAGGTGGCGTCCCCAGAGCGAGCAGAGGTGATCGCTCATCCCGAGCCGCCAGTGGAAAGCGAAGCCTCGGGCCTGGAACCTGACGATCCTCCATCTTCATCGGAAACATTTACAACTACAGAGGCGGTGGAGGACTCCTCTGAGACAACAGATGACGGGCCGATCGGTAGCCAAGAGGAGAACGCAATCTCTGAAAACATTCTTGTAGAGCAAGAAATCCTGACCGAGGTCCAGGAAGGGGCAGGACAAGAGTCCATTGCTGGATCTGAAGGGGAGGACAAAGAGGAAGCCATCAATGTGGAGGACGTTCCACAGGAGATTGAAATCACCACCGTGGTGACGGAGACCACCCAAGAGGAAGATCATGTTGTCTCAGTGGTGGTGGCTACACCGGCgatgacagaggaagaagaggatctTCCACAACAACCGGAGGATCTCCCGGCCATCAACGTCAACCCAGCCCCTCCTGAGGAGCCTGCAAACGGGGAggtagaagaggagggggaggatgttGTGGTGACAGGGGAGGAAACCGGAGATGTTATAGAGCAGGAGAACGAAGAAGAGTCGGTGGAGGTCTTCTCCGAAGACCCGGTGGTGGAAGAAAGGGCATCGGATGGCCTCGGTATCTTCGTGTCAGGTGACCTCACAGAGGATGAGCTCTTATTGGTCAACCAGAAGGAGCCAGAGCGGCCAGTCGTCAATCCtctccaccctggccccccGACCGCCCTGACACCTGAGAGAGAGTCTCCTTTCACTCGCATCTCTGACATCGTAGCGGCCGTAGACGAGCGGTCTGACACGGGAGTGTCCGTCACCACCATGGGT GTGCAGACCACCGTGGTGGACCTGGCTGACCCTACGGAGGGGGACCCTGGCTATGACGTTATTCACTATGGTTACGGGGCGACCAATCAAACAGAGGAGGACAGCAGTGGGTTCCCGGCCGGCGCGCCACTAGGCACCGACCAGGTGAGCATCGCCATGCCTGTGATGCCCCAGCGGGCGCTGATGGTGTTCTTCAGTCTGAGGGTGACCAACATGATCTTCTCAGAAGATCTCTTCAACAAGAGCTCTGCAGAGTACAAGGCCTTGGAGCAACGCTTCCTGGAGCTG CTGGTCCCCTACCTGCAGTCCAACCTGAGTAACTTCCAGAACTTGGAGATCTTGAATTTCCGCAATGGGAGCATTGTGGTGAACAGCAGGATGAAGTTTGGCAAGCCAGTGCCCCAAACTGTCACCACGGCGGTGTACCTGATCCTGGAGGACTTCTGCAACACGGCCTACCAGACCATGAACCTGGCCATCGACAAGTACTCGCTGGATGTCGAATCGG gcgACCAGGCGGACCCCTGTAAGTTCCAGGCGTGTAATGAGTATGCAGAGTGTAAGGTGAACAGGTGGACGGGCgaagcagagtgtgtgtgcacggctgGCTACTTCAGTGTGGACCTGCTGCCCTGCCAGAGCATCTGTGAGCTCAGGGCGGACTTCTGCCTCAACGACGGCAAATGTGACATCATCCCTGGCAAAGGGGCaatctgcag GTGTCGCGTCGGGGAGAACTGGTGGTACCGCGGCGAGCATTGTGAAGAGTACGTATCGGAGCCCCTGGTGGTTGGCATAGCGATAGCCTCGGTGGCGGGCTTCCTGCTGGTGGCCTCCGGGGTGATCTTCTTCCTGGCCAGGACACTGAGGGATCAGTACGACAAGGACGAGTCCGAGGACCCCATACG GCATGCGGAGAGCCACCCGTCTCTGGAGCGGGCGACCAAGTACAACCCAATGTACGAGAGCGAGGCCACCACGGGCTACAGCCACTACTACCGCCGCTACCCCGAGGCGCCCGTCTACAGCAGCGCCAGCGCAGAGGCCTCCACCGACTTCAGCAGCGAGGAGATCCGACACATTTACGAGAACAGCGAACTCAccaaagag GAAATCCAAGACCGAATACGCATAGTTGAGCTGTACGCTAAGGACCGGCAGTTTGCAGACTTCGTCCGGCATCACCAAGC AAGTGTGGACATCCGTAGAGAAAGCTCCTCCGCACAATCGTGA
- the impg2a gene encoding interphotoreceptor matrix proteoglycan 2 isoform X3, translating to MCSSPTPQTWGEEARVTAQGPAGTEGPEDRELAAAVPAATGGGLVEEEVEVVEVVEEEAVFTDASPLNNDITLAPPLMTSVLEQVVELSISLIGHSYSEDLADPGSLQYQTLKTQFTETMEDALERLPGFHSVSVLNFRPQIDLQGEEALVVDYSVTVLVSGAGVSPEQLDYLTLQSNRVENSHHLVEERPTLVFTVGKVRIHGGEALHKTDAESEPGSPDPPPTPDHPETTEPPETPNPPEPPETPHSPITPNPPETTDPPETPHPPQTPRPPQTPDPPQTPHPPQTPRPPQTPDPPQTPHPPQTPRPPQTPDPPQTPHPPQTPRPPQTPDPPQTPHPPQTPRPPQSPDPTDTPNPPEAPETPESESFDEHLVDAGTADVPILVEDSAENKTDFLEEVPEMDAVILEESQKESPDPGNAISPIDDSIEEEGLIPGDLSLMTTPESPPPGTLPAEVASPERAEVIAHPEPPVESEASGLEPDDPPSSSETFTTTEAVEDSSETTDDGPIGSQEENAISENILVEQEILTEVQEGAGQESIAGSEGEDKEEAINVEDVPQEIEITTVVTETTQEEDHVVSVVVATPAMTEEEEDLPQQPEDLPAINVNPAPPEEPANGEVEEEGEDVVVTGEETGDVIEQENEEESVEVFSEDPVVEERASDGLGIFVSGDLTEDELLLVNQKEPERPVVNPLHPGPPTALTPERESPFTRISDIVAAVDERSDTGVSVTTMGVQTTVVDLADPTEGDPGYDVIHYGYGATNQTEEDSSGFPAGAPLGTDQVSIAMPVMPQRALMVFFSLRVTNMIFSEDLFNKSSAEYKALEQRFLELLVPYLQSNLSNFQNLEILNFRNGSIVVNSRMKFGKPVPQTVTTAVYLILEDFCNTAYQTMNLAIDKYSLDVESGDQADPCKFQACNEYAECKVNRWTGEAECVCTAGYFSVDLLPCQSICELRADFCLNDGKCDIIPGKGAICRCRVGENWWYRGEHCEEYVSEPLVVGIAIASVAGFLLVASGVIFFLARTLRDQYDKDESEDPIRHAESHPSLERATKYNPMYESEATTGYSHYYRRYPEAPVYSSASAEASTDFSSEEIRHIYENSELTKEEIQDRIRIVELYAKDRQFADFVRHHQASVDIRRESSSAQS from the exons ATGTGCAG CTCACCCACGCCCCAGACCTGGGGAGAGGAGGCGCGGGTCACCGCTCAAG GCCCAGCTGGAACTGAGGGTCCCGAAGACAGAGAGCTGGCGGCCGCTGTCCCAGCAGCCaccgggggggggttggtggaggaggaggtggaggtggtggaggtggtggaggaggaggctgtatTCACAGATGCCAGCCCG CTGAACAATGACATCACTCTGGCGCCGCCCTTGATGACGTCTGTGCTGGAGCAGGTGGTGGAGCTGAGCATCTCCCTGATTGGTCATAGCTACAGCGAGGACCTGGCGGACCCCGGCAGCCTCCAGTACCAGACCCTTAAGACCCAGTTCACGGAGACG ATGGAGGACGCCCTGGAGCGGCTGCCGGGGTTCCACAGCGTGTCGGTGTTGAACTTCAG GCCTCAAATTGATCTTCAAGG GGAGGAGGCGCTGGTGGTGGACTACTCGGTGACGGTGCTGGTGAGTGGGGCGGGCGTAAGCCCCGAGCAGCTGGACTACCTGACCCTGCAGTCCAACCGGGTGGAGAACTCCCATCacctggtggaggagaggcCCACGCTGGTCTTCACCGTCGGCAAGGTCCGgatccacggaggcgaagcgcTACACAAGACAGACGCCGAGAGTG AGCCTGGATCTCCGGACCCCCCACCGACCCCAGACCACCCAGAGACCACAGAACCGCCAGAGACCCCAAACCCCCCAGAACCCCCAGAGACCCCACACTCTCCTATTACCCCAAACCCCCCAGAAACCACAGACCCACCAgagacccctcaccccccacaaacccctagacccccacagaccccagaccctccacaaacccctcaccccccacaaaCCCCTAGACCTCCACAGACCCCAGACCCTCCAcaaacccctcaccccccacaaacccctagacccccacagaccccagaccctccacaaacccctcaccccccacaaacccctagacccccacagaccccagaccctccacaaacccctcaccccccacaaaCCCCTAGACCTCCACAGTCTCCCGACCCCACAGATACCCCTAACCCTCCAGAGGCCCCTGAGACCCCCGAGTCTGAGTCCTTTGATGAACATCTA GTTGATGCAGGGACAGCAGATGTCCCCATCCTGGTGGAGGATTCTGCAGAGAACAAGACAGACTTCCTCGAGGAAGTCCCCGAGATGGATGCCGTGATTCTGGAGGAGAGTCAAAAAGAGTCTCCCGATCCTGGAAATGCCATCTCTCCCATCGATGATA GTATAGAGGAGGAAGGCCTGATACCTGGAGACCTTTCGCTGATGACCACTCCAGAGAGCCCACCGCCAGGGACGCTCCCTGCTGAGGTGGCGTCCCCAGAGCGAGCAGAGGTGATCGCTCATCCCGAGCCGCCAGTGGAAAGCGAAGCCTCGGGCCTGGAACCTGACGATCCTCCATCTTCATCGGAAACATTTACAACTACAGAGGCGGTGGAGGACTCCTCTGAGACAACAGATGACGGGCCGATCGGTAGCCAAGAGGAGAACGCAATCTCTGAAAACATTCTTGTAGAGCAAGAAATCCTGACCGAGGTCCAGGAAGGGGCAGGACAAGAGTCCATTGCTGGATCTGAAGGGGAGGACAAAGAGGAAGCCATCAATGTGGAGGACGTTCCACAGGAGATTGAAATCACCACCGTGGTGACGGAGACCACCCAAGAGGAAGATCATGTTGTCTCAGTGGTGGTGGCTACACCGGCgatgacagaggaagaagaggatctTCCACAACAACCGGAGGATCTCCCGGCCATCAACGTCAACCCAGCCCCTCCTGAGGAGCCTGCAAACGGGGAggtagaagaggagggggaggatgttGTGGTGACAGGGGAGGAAACCGGAGATGTTATAGAGCAGGAGAACGAAGAAGAGTCGGTGGAGGTCTTCTCCGAAGACCCGGTGGTGGAAGAAAGGGCATCGGATGGCCTCGGTATCTTCGTGTCAGGTGACCTCACAGAGGATGAGCTCTTATTGGTCAACCAGAAGGAGCCAGAGCGGCCAGTCGTCAATCCtctccaccctggccccccGACCGCCCTGACACCTGAGAGAGAGTCTCCTTTCACTCGCATCTCTGACATCGTAGCGGCCGTAGACGAGCGGTCTGACACGGGAGTGTCCGTCACCACCATGGGT GTGCAGACCACCGTGGTGGACCTGGCTGACCCTACGGAGGGGGACCCTGGCTATGACGTTATTCACTATGGTTACGGGGCGACCAATCAAACAGAGGAGGACAGCAGTGGGTTCCCGGCCGGCGCGCCACTAGGCACCGACCAGGTGAGCATCGCCATGCCTGTGATGCCCCAGCGGGCGCTGATGGTGTTCTTCAGTCTGAGGGTGACCAACATGATCTTCTCAGAAGATCTCTTCAACAAGAGCTCTGCAGAGTACAAGGCCTTGGAGCAACGCTTCCTGGAGCTG CTGGTCCCCTACCTGCAGTCCAACCTGAGTAACTTCCAGAACTTGGAGATCTTGAATTTCCGCAATGGGAGCATTGTGGTGAACAGCAGGATGAAGTTTGGCAAGCCAGTGCCCCAAACTGTCACCACGGCGGTGTACCTGATCCTGGAGGACTTCTGCAACACGGCCTACCAGACCATGAACCTGGCCATCGACAAGTACTCGCTGGATGTCGAATCGG gcgACCAGGCGGACCCCTGTAAGTTCCAGGCGTGTAATGAGTATGCAGAGTGTAAGGTGAACAGGTGGACGGGCgaagcagagtgtgtgtgcacggctgGCTACTTCAGTGTGGACCTGCTGCCCTGCCAGAGCATCTGTGAGCTCAGGGCGGACTTCTGCCTCAACGACGGCAAATGTGACATCATCCCTGGCAAAGGGGCaatctgcag GTGTCGCGTCGGGGAGAACTGGTGGTACCGCGGCGAGCATTGTGAAGAGTACGTATCGGAGCCCCTGGTGGTTGGCATAGCGATAGCCTCGGTGGCGGGCTTCCTGCTGGTGGCCTCCGGGGTGATCTTCTTCCTGGCCAGGACACTGAGGGATCAGTACGACAAGGACGAGTCCGAGGACCCCATACG GCATGCGGAGAGCCACCCGTCTCTGGAGCGGGCGACCAAGTACAACCCAATGTACGAGAGCGAGGCCACCACGGGCTACAGCCACTACTACCGCCGCTACCCCGAGGCGCCCGTCTACAGCAGCGCCAGCGCAGAGGCCTCCACCGACTTCAGCAGCGAGGAGATCCGACACATTTACGAGAACAGCGAACTCAccaaagag GAAATCCAAGACCGAATACGCATAGTTGAGCTGTACGCTAAGGACCGGCAGTTTGCAGACTTCGTCCGGCATCACCAAGC AAGTGTGGACATCCGTAGAGAAAGCTCCTCCGCACAATCGTGA